In one window of Natator depressus isolate rNatDep1 chromosome 12, rNatDep2.hap1, whole genome shotgun sequence DNA:
- the COTL1 gene encoding coactosin-like protein: MATKIDKEACREAYNLVRDDGTNINWVTFKYDGSTIVPGDQGTDYEEFTRECKDDIRLFGFVRFTTGDAMSKRVKFALITWIGESVSGLQRAKTGTDKTLVKEVVQNFAKEFVISDHKELEEEYIKNELKKAGGANYDAQNE, from the exons ATGGCCACTAAAATCGACAAGGAGGCATGCAGAGAAGCCTACAACCTCGTGAGGGATGATGGCACGAATATTAACTG GGTGACTTTTAAATATGATGGCTCTACAATAGTCCCCGGAGACCAAGGAACAGACTATGAAGAGTTTACAAGGGAATGCAAAG atgatATCAGGTTGTTTGGATTTGTCCGATTTACCACTGGGGATGCCATGAGCAAGCGAGTCAAGTTTGCCCTCATCACTTGGATCGGAGAGAGCGTTAGCGGCCTGCAGAGAGCCAAAACCGGGACTGACAAAACTCTGGTCAAAGAAGTAGTACAG AACTTTGCCAAAGAATTTGTGATCAGCGACCAcaaagagctggaggaggagtaCATCAAGAATGAGCTGAAGAAAGCAGGGGGTGCTAATTATGATGCCCAGAATGAGTAA